In bacterium (Candidatus Blackallbacteria) CG13_big_fil_rev_8_21_14_2_50_49_14, one DNA window encodes the following:
- the flgM gene encoding flagellar biosynthesis anti-sigma factor FlgM, with amino-acid sequence MRTVKIDDNNAFELARVTGPQSVQRSGSAFDLFAAYGVSPAQGTDQASLSSQGQEIQRLTQAVRELPEVREDKVQAARARLQDGTWQVPTPDLAEAMFRLAELDQG; translated from the coding sequence ATACGAACCGTGAAAATCGATGATAACAATGCCTTTGAATTGGCCCGGGTTACCGGCCCTCAGTCTGTCCAACGGTCAGGATCGGCCTTTGACCTGTTTGCTGCCTATGGTGTTTCACCTGCGCAGGGAACCGATCAAGCCAGTCTTTCAAGCCAGGGCCAGGAAATTCAGCGCCTGACACAAGCAGTGCGTGAATTGCCTGAAGTCAGGGAAGACAAGGTTCAGGCCGCGCGGGCACGCCTCCAGGACGGAACCTGGCAAGTGCCGACCCCTGATCTGGCAGAAGCCATGTTTCGACTGGCTGAACTGGATCAGGGCTGA
- the flgK gene encoding flagellar hook-associated protein FlgK: MVRPAFLGFNIARSALFTAQQQLDLTGHNIANSGVEGYSRQRLHLQASPDIYGLGKAYPGSVGQGVQADQLQRLRDAFLDKEYRLKSQEQSYYQTRFNYASQMESSLGEMGSSGLGLTLDKFFNSWQEVSLRPDDLSLRQTVVAAGNDLSYSLRSFVADVTRLQLDTDRDLSQSVERVNKISESLAHLNQQISLRTNLGETPADLLDQRDRLLDELSGLIQIRTDLDSNGAVQVQSNGKALVVKNEWHALQLRTEPDQIRGQSAVGFPFTLNRGDLVINGVDILGSDAPLNIATAADAGLLVNQINLHTGQTGVVASLDAAGHLLMRSTSEASSFINIQETGVGLSLTGIASGDYTLTNSSSLMLPGGIYLNQPGGKIESLLNTKTQILPQTLDRVHQLSAALIRRVNTIHQNAYDLNGQNNRPFFTGTNPATIQVSGTLQADASLLALAADASFPPGDGSQARAVYQARFEVSVGGKSLETAYNALVTDMGTTIAQAQERAETLKTVKEGIDNQRQSIAGVNMDEELSNMLQFQRSFSAAARVMNTMDEMLNQIVNGLGAGR, from the coding sequence ATGGTCAGACCTGCTTTTCTCGGATTCAATATCGCACGCAGTGCGCTGTTTACGGCCCAACAGCAACTCGATCTGACCGGGCACAATATCGCCAATTCTGGGGTAGAGGGCTATAGTCGGCAGCGCTTGCATCTGCAGGCTTCCCCAGATATCTACGGATTGGGCAAGGCCTATCCTGGCAGTGTGGGTCAAGGGGTTCAGGCCGATCAACTGCAACGCCTGCGCGACGCCTTTTTAGACAAGGAATACCGGCTCAAAAGCCAGGAACAAAGCTATTACCAAACCCGTTTCAACTATGCCAGCCAAATGGAAAGCTCGCTGGGAGAAATGGGCAGCAGCGGTTTGGGGCTGACCCTCGACAAATTTTTTAATAGCTGGCAAGAGGTCAGTCTGCGCCCCGACGACCTCTCTCTGCGCCAGACCGTAGTGGCCGCAGGCAATGATTTGAGCTACAGCCTGCGCAGTTTTGTCGCCGATGTTACCCGTCTGCAACTGGATACCGATCGCGATCTCAGCCAATCGGTTGAACGGGTCAATAAAATCTCAGAATCCTTGGCCCATCTCAACCAACAGATTTCCCTGCGTACCAATTTGGGAGAAACCCCCGCCGATCTGCTCGACCAACGGGATCGTCTTTTGGATGAACTCAGTGGCCTGATTCAGATTCGCACCGATCTCGACAGCAATGGAGCTGTTCAGGTTCAAAGCAATGGCAAGGCCCTGGTCGTTAAAAATGAATGGCATGCCCTGCAATTGAGAACAGAGCCCGATCAGATCAGGGGCCAAAGTGCAGTCGGGTTTCCGTTTACCCTGAACCGGGGCGATCTGGTTATCAATGGCGTGGATATTCTCGGTTCAGATGCCCCGCTCAATATTGCCACAGCCGCCGATGCAGGACTGCTTGTGAACCAAATCAACCTGCATACAGGCCAGACCGGGGTGGTGGCGTCACTTGATGCCGCTGGACATTTGCTGATGAGGAGCACCTCAGAGGCCAGCAGTTTTATCAATATCCAGGAAACAGGCGTGGGGCTGAGCCTGACCGGGATTGCCAGCGGGGACTATACCCTGACCAATTCCAGCAGCCTGATGCTGCCGGGTGGCATTTATCTCAACCAACCCGGCGGTAAAATTGAAAGCCTGCTCAATACCAAAACCCAAATTCTGCCCCAAACCCTCGATCGTGTGCACCAATTGAGTGCAGCCCTGATCCGGCGGGTAAATACCATTCATCAGAATGCCTATGATCTCAATGGGCAAAACAACCGCCCCTTCTTTACAGGCACCAACCCCGCCACGATTCAGGTCAGCGGAACCTTGCAGGCCGATGCTTCCCTGCTGGCCCTGGCCGCTGACGCCTCATTTCCCCCCGGAGATGGCAGCCAGGCCCGTGCGGTCTACCAGGCCCGCTTTGAGGTCAGTGTGGGGGGCAAAAGTTTAGAAACCGCCTATAACGCACTGGTCACGGATATGGGCACCACCATTGCCCAGGCTCAGGAACGCGCCGAGACCCTCAAAACAGTCAAAGAGGGCATTGACAACCAGCGCCAATCGATTGCTGGGGTCAATATGGATGAAGAACTCTCGAATATGCTTCAGTTTCAGCGCTCCTTTTCAGCGGCGGCCCGTGTCATGAATACCATGGATGAAATGCTGAACCAAATCGTCAACGGTCTGGGGGCAGGGAGATAA
- the flgL gene encoding flagellar hook-associated protein 3 — MLRITQQMLQRNSLNQIQARQNDLFTAQKQISSGYRFDKPSEDPSATAISLDLRKAISFQERIGKNASTAQDFNLQADHELSTAGDIFQRARELAIRSADEALNQQQLDGISSELEGLLTQLTDIGNATHEGNYIFGGYQSSKPPFRAEKNLVIEGTAMTELSLNKGTFKTQLETHSLTTVAAGSFSLNGGDLVINGVDIGSFHVVDPARTAADNAQALVERINAKTAETGVSAQAINFPTGSYAAPGAAPLTGIALVNLDKNGSPSNKPIEVSGQGIPGVGGLNVFRNERLLLSDTRFTSLRIGAGAIGNVPAGTLSINGVTLNSAINFAAGNSAEQNAQAIATALNSLTAQTEVYAKTDGNGFVQLQSQTPFQIAGAPAQLNLPNQVYEQSRNASAVSGAVGAGSAMILSKGSLVLNGIDIFNTPLTLDATLTAPQRAQQIVTAINNRATDTGIRAFSDATGRLYFSNGDQHITSVSYQGDSGENLAQIGSQELLPLNMSGDQAFAGQRAQTRLLSGRDILAAGLGSAVSTANVSFAAGDTLVAGNFVINGTNILAGPFTGGAAADAATLIAAINAQSGTTGVSALASGVAGIRLNSLTGAAFNLQTTGNGSKAQIPATAAGTTYLNPINAGDILINGVDIGPIAAVPANPGNPPQNIIDLADALVNAINNQAATTGVKAERITASTGGTRVLLTATGQDIRVDTNNPVANAVFNTIGLQPGTVVRQKIDAFDALVRFRNQALNSKFNRDAVQTISVQSLREVDDAFTALTGNRVELGVRGQRAELVGNRVAQTQEVLSQQLADQRETDVTKAISQMTLHETALQAAYNMTQRLSGLSLLNYI, encoded by the coding sequence ATGCTGCGCATTACCCAACAAATGCTCCAACGCAATTCACTCAATCAGATTCAGGCCCGCCAGAATGATCTGTTTACAGCCCAGAAACAAATTTCAAGTGGTTACCGTTTTGACAAGCCCTCGGAAGATCCTTCGGCAACCGCCATCTCACTCGATTTACGCAAGGCGATCTCGTTTCAGGAACGCATTGGCAAAAACGCCAGTACCGCCCAGGATTTCAATCTTCAGGCCGACCATGAACTGTCTACTGCTGGCGATATCTTTCAGCGCGCCCGTGAACTGGCGATTCGCTCTGCCGATGAGGCCCTCAACCAGCAACAGCTCGATGGTATTTCCTCTGAGCTGGAAGGCCTGCTGACCCAGCTCACCGATATTGGCAATGCCACCCACGAAGGCAATTATATCTTTGGCGGCTACCAATCCAGCAAGCCGCCTTTCCGTGCCGAAAAAAACCTGGTGATTGAAGGCACGGCCATGACCGAACTGAGCCTAAATAAAGGGACGTTTAAAACCCAACTCGAAACCCATTCCCTGACCACCGTAGCAGCCGGTTCATTTTCTCTCAATGGCGGTGATCTGGTGATCAATGGCGTGGATATTGGCTCTTTTCATGTGGTCGACCCGGCCCGCACAGCAGCCGACAATGCCCAGGCCCTGGTCGAGCGGATCAATGCCAAAACCGCCGAAACCGGCGTCAGTGCCCAGGCCATCAATTTTCCCACTGGCAGCTATGCCGCCCCAGGTGCTGCCCCGCTGACGGGCATCGCCCTTGTCAATCTGGATAAAAATGGCAGCCCTTCCAACAAACCGATCGAAGTTTCAGGCCAGGGCATTCCAGGGGTGGGAGGCCTGAATGTCTTTAGAAATGAACGGCTGCTGCTCAGCGATACGCGCTTTACCTCGCTGCGGATTGGTGCGGGCGCGATTGGCAATGTCCCGGCCGGGACCCTCAGTATCAATGGTGTCACGCTCAATAGCGCGATTAATTTTGCAGCAGGCAATAGCGCAGAGCAAAACGCCCAAGCCATTGCCACAGCCCTCAATAGCTTAACAGCACAAACTGAAGTCTATGCCAAAACCGATGGCAATGGTTTCGTGCAACTGCAATCACAAACCCCCTTTCAAATTGCAGGGGCACCGGCCCAGCTCAATCTGCCCAATCAGGTCTATGAACAGAGTCGCAATGCAAGCGCCGTGAGTGGAGCCGTGGGCGCCGGCAGTGCCATGATTCTCTCCAAGGGCAGCCTGGTTTTAAACGGAATCGATATTTTTAACACCCCGCTAACGCTGGATGCCACCCTGACAGCCCCACAACGGGCCCAACAGATCGTGACGGCCATTAACAACCGCGCCACAGACACGGGCATCCGGGCCTTCAGCGATGCCACAGGCCGTCTCTATTTCAGCAATGGCGATCAGCATATTACCAGCGTAAGTTATCAGGGCGACAGCGGTGAAAATTTGGCCCAGATTGGCAGCCAGGAATTATTGCCTCTGAATATGAGTGGCGATCAGGCTTTTGCTGGGCAGCGCGCGCAAACCCGCCTGCTCAGTGGCCGCGATATTTTAGCCGCAGGCCTCGGCAGTGCAGTGTCAACTGCCAATGTCAGTTTCGCAGCGGGCGATACCCTGGTGGCAGGCAATTTCGTGATCAATGGAACCAATATTTTAGCCGGCCCCTTTACGGGCGGAGCCGCTGCCGATGCCGCCACACTGATCGCGGCAATCAACGCCCAAAGTGGCACCACAGGGGTTTCGGCCCTCGCTTCAGGTGTGGCAGGAATTCGTCTGAATTCTCTGACGGGTGCAGCCTTTAATCTTCAAACCACGGGCAATGGCAGCAAAGCCCAAATCCCGGCGACAGCAGCGGGTACGACCTATCTCAACCCTATCAATGCTGGAGATATTTTGATCAATGGCGTGGATATTGGCCCGATTGCGGCGGTACCCGCTAACCCTGGCAATCCCCCCCAGAATATCATCGACCTGGCAGACGCCTTGGTCAATGCTATCAATAACCAGGCCGCCACCACCGGCGTCAAAGCCGAGCGCATCACCGCCAGCACAGGCGGCACACGGGTTCTGCTCACGGCCACCGGCCAGGATATCCGCGTGGATACCAATAATCCCGTCGCCAATGCCGTCTTCAATACGATTGGCCTGCAGCCAGGGACGGTGGTTCGTCAGAAAATTGATGCCTTCGATGCCCTTGTACGTTTCCGCAACCAGGCCCTCAACAGCAAATTCAACCGCGATGCCGTGCAAACCATTTCAGTGCAGAGCCTGCGTGAGGTAGATGATGCCTTTACGGCCTTAACCGGCAACCGGGTTGAATTGGGCGTACGTGGGCAGAGAGCCGAACTGGTGGGCAATCGCGTGGCCCAAACCCAAGAAGTGCTCAGCCAACAGCTCGCCGATCAGCGGGAAACCGATGTGACAAAAGCCATCTCGCAAATGACCCTGCACGAAACAGCTCTGCAGGCCGCCTACAATATGACCCAGCGTCTCTCGGGGCTTTCTCTGCTCAATTATATTTAA
- a CDS encoding short-chain dehydrogenase yields the protein MKIAVITGGSRGLGKSAALALAKKGVGVVLTYQSQSQAAEAVVSEIEALGGQAVALRLDISESDSFKGFAAELKGALKAQWQREQFDYLVNNAGIGLHASFQETTEAQFDQLMKIHLKGPFFLTQTLLPLLADQGRILNLSSGLTRFSFPGYAAYAAMKGGVEVLTRYWAKELGSRGIAVNTLAPGAIETDFGGGAVRDNAGLNQMLAAQTSLGRVGVPEDIGPLVASLLSEESRWVNAQRVEASGGMMI from the coding sequence ATGAAAATTGCAGTTATTACAGGTGGCAGCCGGGGTTTGGGCAAAAGTGCAGCCCTGGCACTTGCGAAAAAAGGCGTGGGGGTGGTCTTGACCTATCAGAGCCAGTCTCAGGCCGCTGAGGCAGTGGTCAGCGAAATCGAAGCTTTGGGCGGTCAGGCTGTGGCCCTGCGCCTGGATATTTCTGAGAGTGATTCGTTCAAGGGCTTTGCAGCTGAATTAAAGGGGGCTTTAAAGGCCCAATGGCAACGTGAGCAGTTTGATTATCTTGTCAACAATGCAGGCATTGGGCTGCATGCTTCTTTTCAAGAAACCACAGAAGCACAATTTGATCAGCTTATGAAAATTCATCTGAAAGGTCCGTTTTTTCTGACCCAGACCCTTTTGCCTCTTTTGGCAGATCAAGGGCGGATTCTCAACCTTTCAAGCGGTCTGACGCGTTTCAGTTTTCCGGGCTATGCGGCCTATGCTGCCATGAAAGGGGGGGTGGAGGTCTTGACCCGCTATTGGGCCAAAGAACTGGGCAGCCGTGGTATCGCAGTGAACACGCTTGCACCAGGGGCGATTGAAACAGATTTTGGCGGCGGCGCGGTGCGGGACAATGCAGGTCTGAACCAGATGCTGGCTGCGCAGACCAGTTTGGGTCGGGTGGGGGTGCCTGAAGATATTGGCCCCTTGGTGGCTTCGCTGCTGTCTGAAGAGAGCCGTTGGGTCAATGCCCAGCGGGTTGAAGCCTCTGGGGGAATGATGATCTAG
- a CDS encoding LysR family transcriptional regulator, which translates to MDRIEAMKIFLRVSELQSFSQAAESLHLPKATVSTSIQKLERHLKIRLLERTTRQVQLTPEGLLFYERAQDVLADLEDIEAMFEAEARQIKGKIRIDMTVALARNLVIPLLPEFCKMHPEIEIELSSTDRYLDLIREGLDCVIRVGRGQEPGLLSKPLGEMHLINCASPEYLRKNGMPQTLEDLKTHQLIFYAMQLGSPPEGFEYFEGEKYHEIKMKGLLTVNNTIAYETACLAGLGIIQCPSAGIQAHLASGRLIEILPEFKAQPLPLKLVYPYRRRQTRRLKVFIAWLEPLIKTYLEDQHAAT; encoded by the coding sequence ATGGATCGCATCGAAGCCATGAAAATCTTTCTGCGCGTGAGCGAATTGCAAAGTTTCAGCCAGGCGGCCGAAAGCTTGCATTTGCCCAAAGCCACTGTCTCCACCTCGATTCAAAAACTCGAAAGACACTTGAAAATACGCCTGCTGGAACGCACCACCCGCCAGGTACAACTCACCCCCGAAGGTCTGCTTTTTTATGAGCGCGCTCAGGATGTTTTGGCAGATCTCGAAGATATCGAAGCGATGTTTGAGGCTGAGGCCCGGCAAATTAAAGGCAAAATCCGAATCGACATGACAGTTGCCTTGGCGCGCAATCTGGTTATCCCCCTTTTGCCCGAGTTTTGTAAAATGCATCCCGAAATTGAAATCGAATTGAGCAGCACCGATCGCTATCTCGATCTCATCCGAGAAGGTCTCGATTGCGTGATCCGTGTCGGCAGAGGCCAGGAACCCGGCTTGCTGAGCAAGCCCTTGGGCGAAATGCATCTGATCAATTGTGCCAGCCCTGAATATCTGCGCAAAAATGGAATGCCGCAGACCCTTGAAGATCTCAAAACCCATCAACTGATTTTTTATGCCATGCAACTCGGCAGCCCCCCCGAAGGCTTTGAGTATTTCGAGGGTGAAAAATACCATGAAATAAAAATGAAAGGGCTGCTGACGGTGAACAATACCATAGCCTATGAAACAGCCTGCCTGGCAGGCTTAGGCATCATCCAATGCCCTTCTGCGGGTATTCAGGCGCATTTGGCAAGCGGTCGCCTGATTGAAATTCTCCCAGAATTTAAAGCCCAGCCCCTGCCGCTCAAACTGGTATACCCCTATCGCCGTCGCCAGACGCGACGTCTGAAGGTCTTTATTGCCTGGCTCGAGCCCCTGATCAAAACCTATCTGGAAGATCAACATGCAGCCACTTAA
- a CDS encoding DUF309 domain-containing protein → MQPLKPHQTVLWQQGLYCFNQGAYFEAHEIFEELWRSLPPPQKTSLQGLIQVAVACVHLHRQNERGARSLFKKAAQNLSTGPLPSGNQAALLKQIEAWLNWLEQSPDKRSEAPNWPSLAP, encoded by the coding sequence ATGCAGCCACTTAAGCCACACCAGACGGTTCTTTGGCAGCAGGGTCTTTACTGTTTTAACCAAGGCGCTTATTTTGAAGCCCATGAAATTTTTGAAGAACTTTGGCGTTCACTTCCGCCCCCGCAGAAAACCAGCCTTCAGGGCTTGATTCAGGTCGCCGTGGCCTGTGTGCATTTACACAGGCAGAATGAGCGGGGGGCCCGCAGCTTGTTTAAAAAAGCAGCCCAAAACCTCAGCACAGGGCCTTTGCCGTCTGGGAATCAAGCCGCTTTGCTGAAACAGATTGAAGCCTGGCTGAACTGGTTGGAGCAAAGCCCCGATAAGCGCTCTGAGGCGCCGAACTGGCCCAGTTTAGCCCCCTAA
- a CDS encoding RluA family pseudouridine synthase — protein MPQFTIPAEWHKTRLDQVLIQLLPELSRAYCKKLVQQGQIQLNAQVVSKAGQILREGDLLQWELPELQPLEIQAEAMDLDIVYEDPHLLVINKPVGLVVHPGAGNPSGTLVNALLHHCTDLSGIGGVERPGIVHRLDKETSGLLVVAKHDQAHRHLSEQLQRRDMKRIYWALAELAFAEQSGEIEAPIDRHPVERQKMAIVEDGRFARTHWTVLEHFTGYTLLELSLDTGRTHQIRVHLKHIHHPLVGDPVYGSSRKHAFKVSRPLLHARFLRFFHPVSGEFLEFEAPLPQDFERILTILRERTHKS, from the coding sequence ATGCCCCAATTCACAATCCCAGCCGAATGGCACAAAACCCGTCTCGATCAGGTTCTGATTCAGCTCTTGCCCGAGCTCTCACGTGCCTATTGCAAAAAATTGGTTCAACAGGGCCAGATTCAACTCAATGCACAAGTCGTCAGCAAGGCAGGGCAAATTTTACGTGAAGGGGATCTGCTGCAATGGGAGTTGCCCGAATTGCAGCCCCTTGAAATTCAGGCCGAAGCCATGGATCTGGATATTGTCTATGAAGACCCGCATCTGCTGGTGATCAACAAACCCGTGGGGCTGGTGGTACACCCTGGCGCCGGGAACCCTTCAGGTACCCTGGTTAACGCCTTGCTCCACCATTGCACCGATCTCTCTGGCATTGGCGGGGTCGAGCGCCCTGGCATTGTGCACCGCCTCGACAAAGAGACCAGCGGCCTGCTGGTTGTGGCCAAGCATGACCAGGCCCACCGACATTTATCCGAACAACTTCAACGCCGGGATATGAAACGCATTTACTGGGCCCTGGCCGAACTCGCTTTTGCAGAGCAAAGTGGTGAAATTGAAGCCCCGATCGATCGGCATCCGGTTGAGCGCCAAAAAATGGCGATCGTCGAAGACGGGCGCTTTGCCCGTACCCATTGGACCGTGCTTGAGCATTTTACAGGCTATACCCTGCTTGAACTCAGTTTAGATACCGGCCGCACCCACCAGATCCGTGTACATCTCAAACATATTCACCACCCCTTGGTCGGAGATCCGGTTTACGGCAGCAGCCGCAAACATGCCTTCAAGGTTTCAAGACCGCTTTTACATGCCCGCTTTTTACGCTTTTTTCACCCTGTCAGCGGTGAGTTTTTGGAGTTTGAAGCGCCTTTGCCACAAGATTTTGAAAGAATCCTGACGATTTTACGGGAACGCACGCATAAAAGCTGA
- a CDS encoding ABC transporter permease yields the protein MLKVDRKTPYFFLLPGFGMMILLVFVPLLMGISFSFQNITQRNAYEKTFRVTELLADGGVAIKTEVQAATVKFVGLENYTKVFASNDFWQVFGQTLIWTFTNVFFHFVLGLGLALILNQQLRLKGMWRALLLIPWAVPSYITAFSWRWLFNGDYGFFNHLLKQVGLNGVSWLSDPFWSMFAVCVTNIWLGVPFMMITLLGGLQGIPDELYEASQIDGATPWQQFWSVTLPMLKPVAMVTVLLGIVWTFNMFNIIYLVTQDNPHTDILATFSFKAFFVRGEYGLACAYAVVILIILSLFSLLYLKVNKDNQVST from the coding sequence ATGTTAAAAGTAGATCGTAAAACGCCTTATTTCTTTCTCCTGCCGGGTTTTGGCATGATGATTCTGCTGGTCTTTGTGCCCTTGTTGATGGGGATCAGTTTCAGTTTTCAGAATATCACCCAGCGCAATGCCTATGAAAAAACCTTCCGTGTGACCGAATTGCTGGCCGACGGCGGGGTGGCGATTAAAACAGAAGTACAGGCCGCGACTGTGAAGTTCGTGGGGCTTGAAAATTATACCAAGGTTTTTGCCAGCAATGATTTCTGGCAGGTCTTTGGGCAAACCCTGATCTGGACCTTTACCAATGTCTTTTTTCACTTTGTTTTGGGTTTGGGTCTGGCTTTGATTCTCAACCAACAACTGCGTCTGAAGGGCATGTGGCGGGCTTTGCTGCTGATTCCCTGGGCAGTACCTTCGTATATCACCGCTTTTTCCTGGCGTTGGTTGTTCAATGGCGATTATGGTTTTTTTAATCATTTGCTCAAGCAGGTCGGGCTTAACGGTGTTTCCTGGCTTTCAGATCCTTTTTGGTCGATGTTTGCCGTTTGCGTCACCAATATCTGGTTGGGTGTACCCTTTATGATGATCACCCTGTTGGGCGGGTTGCAAGGCATTCCCGATGAGCTGTATGAAGCCTCTCAGATTGATGGCGCTACGCCCTGGCAGCAGTTCTGGAGTGTGACCCTGCCGATGCTTAAGCCTGTGGCGATGGTGACGGTGCTTTTGGGGATCGTCTGGACCTTTAATATGTTCAATATTATTTACCTGGTCACCCAAGACAATCCGCATACGGATATCCTTGCCACCTTCTCGTTTAAGGCTTTCTTTGTGCGGGGTGAATATGGTCTGGCTTGCGCCTATGCGGTGGTGATTCTGATCATTCTCAGTCTGTTCAGCCTGCTCTATCTCAAGGTCAACAAGGACAATCAGGTCAGTACCTGA
- a CDS encoding sugar ABC transporter substrate-binding protein: MIAMKDLRLSLKWLFIFSFILLLVSCMGRNSKATSANTEVVRRTTDPVTVDFWHTFNDEEAGTLKEALASFQKEFPYITVKLQQVPFSDALNKYKTVAQAGNAPDIFRAEIAWTTELASMGYLMSLDAFLDQKAQADFVPQALAYSRYKGHIWGIPQVTDCLALFYNKRLTGPKPPATLEELITQGQKLTTPDGKQYAFFYRGDPYWFTPFVWAFGGDLIDNQSLQVKIAEEPAVKALNFLIDLRKKYKIVPESVDFANDYENMQIGFKNGQYAMIINGPWSTADLLDGPEFKNPDNLGIARIPQGPGGWGSPVGGHNYVVAASTQKLWASWEVIHYLSRPEIQARFALKNNLLPTRKSTYDLPAVKANRIIQSFKHVLDAANTRPVIPQSGAVFIDLKPAYQAALLGEKTPETALKEVEAAWKELLSAE, translated from the coding sequence ATGATCGCCATGAAAGACCTTCGTTTGAGTCTGAAATGGCTGTTCATTTTTAGCTTTATTTTGTTGTTGGTATCCTGTATGGGCCGCAACAGCAAGGCCACCTCTGCCAATACAGAGGTGGTTCGTCGCACGACCGATCCTGTGACGGTTGATTTCTGGCATACCTTCAATGATGAAGAAGCCGGAACTCTGAAAGAGGCGCTTGCGTCCTTTCAGAAAGAGTTTCCCTATATCACGGTCAAACTCCAGCAAGTTCCCTTTTCCGATGCTTTAAACAAATACAAAACCGTGGCGCAAGCCGGCAATGCGCCGGATATCTTCCGTGCTGAAATTGCCTGGACCACCGAATTGGCCTCGATGGGCTATCTGATGTCTCTGGACGCTTTTCTCGATCAGAAAGCACAAGCAGATTTTGTGCCCCAAGCTTTGGCTTATTCCCGCTACAAGGGGCATATCTGGGGCATTCCCCAAGTCACTGACTGTCTCGCCCTTTTTTACAATAAACGTTTAACGGGGCCCAAGCCACCGGCGACCCTTGAAGAGCTGATTACCCAAGGTCAGAAACTGACCACGCCCGATGGCAAGCAATATGCCTTTTTCTACAGAGGCGATCCCTATTGGTTTACGCCTTTTGTCTGGGCTTTTGGTGGAGATTTAATCGACAACCAAAGCCTTCAGGTCAAGATTGCTGAAGAGCCTGCTGTAAAAGCTTTGAACTTTTTAATTGATTTACGTAAAAAGTATAAAATTGTGCCAGAATCTGTCGATTTTGCCAATGACTATGAGAATATGCAGATTGGATTTAAAAACGGCCAATATGCCATGATTATCAATGGCCCCTGGTCGACCGCTGACCTGCTCGATGGCCCTGAGTTTAAAAACCCGGACAACCTGGGCATTGCCCGCATTCCCCAGGGGCCTGGCGGTTGGGGTTCGCCTGTGGGCGGGCACAATTATGTGGTGGCTGCCAGTACCCAGAAGCTTTGGGCTTCCTGGGAAGTGATTCACTATCTCAGCCGACCCGAAATTCAGGCCCGCTTTGCTTTGAAAAACAATCTGCTGCCCACGCGTAAATCGACCTATGATTTGCCTGCGGTCAAGGCCAACCGGATCATTCAATCCTTCAAGCATGTCTTGGATGCTGCGAATACCCGTCCGGTGATTCCCCAGTCGGGGGCTGTGTTTATCGACCTGAAACCCGCTTACCAGGCGGCACTCTTGGGTGAAAAAACGCCCGAAACAGCTCTTAAGGAGGTTGAAGCGGCTTGGAAAGAGCTTCTGAGCGCAGAATAA
- the trmB gene encoding tRNA (guanosine(46)-N7)-methyltransferase TrmB, producing MPMLCGIPLVNMLLYPRHLFTDPEFLQKGWPAWFQNERPLNLEIGCGYGHFLSYMARRFPEQNFIGLDIVNKILRQLGRALERDGLNNARVCKLDANLALRELFPDGSLANLYILFPDPWFKERRLKRRIMRAETLPEMLRVLAPGGHLHFVSDDADYAQDARLLLDSCPQLKPVPFPEIEVRTKYERKWLQQEKQITRLSYQLELPQKPSETWPGYAVTPVIPLHDWRAEQAEAFWKQFQPLKEISEGWIIRVLACYYAADEGRLLLRCLLAEEGALALHFWLEVSAQGQLELARGSCLPRLRHRQILLEKTARLIESALT from the coding sequence ATGCCCATGTTGTGCGGCATACCTTTGGTCAATATGTTACTTTACCCGCGACATCTCTTCACGGATCCTGAATTTCTTCAAAAAGGCTGGCCGGCCTGGTTTCAGAATGAGCGCCCTCTCAATCTGGAGATCGGCTGTGGCTATGGGCATTTTCTCAGCTATATGGCCCGGCGTTTTCCTGAACAGAATTTTATTGGCTTGGATATCGTCAATAAAATTTTGCGCCAATTGGGTCGGGCCCTGGAACGGGACGGCCTGAACAATGCCCGTGTCTGTAAACTCGATGCCAATCTGGCTTTGCGGGAGCTTTTTCCCGATGGCAGCCTGGCCAATCTGTATATTCTTTTTCCTGACCCCTGGTTCAAAGAGCGGCGCCTGAAACGTCGGATTATGCGGGCTGAAACCCTGCCTGAAATGCTGCGTGTGCTGGCTCCGGGCGGGCACTTGCATTTTGTTTCTGACGATGCCGATTATGCGCAGGATGCCCGACTTTTATTGGATAGCTGCCCCCAACTCAAGCCTGTGCCTTTTCCCGAAATAGAGGTGCGCACCAAATATGAGCGCAAATGGCTGCAACAGGAAAAACAGATCACGCGCTTGTCTTACCAGTTGGAGCTTCCTCAGAAGCCATCAGAAACCTGGCCTGGCTATGCGGTGACCCCTGTGATTCCCCTGCACGATTGGAGGGCTGAACAGGCTGAAGCGTTCTGGAAGCAGTTTCAACCCCTGAAAGAGATTTCAGAGGGCTGGATTATTCGGGTTTTGGCCTGTTACTATGCTGCAGATGAAGGCCGTCTGCTGTTGCGCTGTCTCTTGGCGGAAGAAGGGGCTTTGGCTTTGCATTTCTGGCTTGAAGTTTCAGCGCAGGGGCAATTGGAATTGGCCCGAGGCTCCTGTTTGCCCCGTCTGCGTCACCGCCAGATCCTGCTTGAAAAAACGGCCCGCCTGATTGAAAGTGCTTTGACTTAA